Part of the Salinigranum rubrum genome is shown below.
TCGAAGATCAACGACACACTGGAGGGAGACTTCGCGAGTGAAGAAGTCGAAACGATCGGTGGACTGGTGCTCGAACAACTCAACCGTGCGCCAGAACGTGGCGATCGTGTCGAGATCGCCGGGCACGTCATCGAGGTGACGAGCGTCGAGGGGACCCGAATTTCGACGGTCTGGGTCCACGAACGTGAGGTGGATGATTCAGTGGTGGACTGAGTGTGGGTGCGGACTTGCCGGTGAGACCCGTTTGAGTTCTCCCCGTCTTCGCACTGGAGTCGCGTCACGGTCCGACTCGAAGTCGCTTACAACCGGCTCGACGCTCGATACGTCCTGTTTCCAATGCCAGAGCCTCATCCATCGGAATACATAGCGGAATCAGTGCCAGATTCGCGCGCTGAATGCAGCACGACCGCAGAGACCTCACCAAGTTCTGTCAGGAGCGGTGTGACACAGACAGAGGGTGGATGCAGCACGTCGTCAGGACGCCCCGAACACGTGGGGGTGCGTCGAGCGCGGCGCGACGTTCGGTGTCGCTTATCGCAGGCAGGTATCTTGGACAGTCCCGCCGTTGTCGCCGACGACCCGGTCGAAAACGCCTCTGCGTTTTATACGGAGACGTTCGGCGACCTCGCCGGTCGAGTGAACGGTTCGAAGTTCGCTGGTGACGCCCCGGAACAGTCGATGCCGGCGTGGAACGGTTCCACAGCCACCACGGCGGAGTCGACACGCCATCGGTTGAGCGATACCTTCATACTGGATGCAAGGGGAAACGAGAGACGTGACGACGAGGGCACTTCGTTCGACACCCACCCGCTGGCGGTGGGTTCTGTGGGCGCTCTTGGCGACCGGCTTTCTCCTCGTGAGTTTCCACCGCGTCACTACCGCGGTGCTAGCCGACGATCTGACTCGGGCGTTCGACACCACGGGCGCGGAACTCGGGCTGTTGCACGCGGCCTTCTTCTACATCTATGCAGGGCTACAGCTCCCAGCGGGAGTCCTCGTCGACCGCGTCGGCCCACGCCGCGTTGCGGGGGGTGGACTGGCCGTGATGACGCTCGGGGTCGTCGGGTTCGCGCTCGCCCCCACCTACGGCATCGCGTTCGTCTCGCGTGCGCTCCTCGGGCTCGGTGGGAGCGTCATCTACACCGCGACCCTGCGCTTTCTCGCGAGCTGGTACCGGCCGGACGAGTTCGCCTCGATGACCGGCTGGACCGTCGCAGCCTCGGGCGTCGGCGGCGTGCTCGCGACGACACCGCTGGCGGTCGCGGTCGACGCCGCGGACTGGCGAGCCGTCCTCGGTGTCATCGGCGTGGGTGGCCTCGGCCTCGCCATCGTCACGTATCTCGTCGTCCGCGACCAACCGAGCGACGCCGGCTTCGAACCGCTTGACGGCGTCAAGCCGCCGGAGACAGAAACGGACATCCAGACCGTCCTCGTCAACACGAAGGAGATCGTCCGCGAACGGGAGACGTGGCTGATGGGCGTCATGCTGTTTCTCGTCTTCGGTGTCAACTTCACCGTCCTCGGCCTGTGGGGCGTCCCCTACATCGCGGACCTCTATGACGTCTCCGTGCAACGTGCGTCGACGTTCGTCTTCGCCGGTAACGTCGGCTACCTGCTCGGGTCGCCGCTGCTCGGCATCGTCTCGGACCGTATCGGTCGGCGGACGGAGCTCATCCTCGGCTCCTGTGTGCTGTTTACGCTCGCGTACGGCCTGGTGTTCCTCCTCGTGACCCCGCCGCTTCTGCTCATCGGCGTCGTGCTGTTCGTCGCGCTTTTCGTCCAAGGCGGCACCATTATCAACTTCACCGTCGCCAAGGAACGACACGACGCTAGTGCGAGCGGCACCGTCACGGGCACTGTCAACAGCATCGGGTACTTCGGTGCGGCCGTCTTCCCCGCGCTGATGGGGTACACGCTCGACACCTACTGGACCGGCGAGACTGTCGCCGGTGCACGCGTCTACACTGCGGCAGGCTACCGGGTGGCGTTCGGCATCGCGACGGCCGCGGGCCTCGCCGCGGTATGCTGTGCGGCGTGGCTCCACTACCGTGAGTCGGACGCGGACTCCTGGCAGGCGGTGATTCCGCGACTGGCCGACTGACCGACGGATGCTCTCTTCGGGTTCGTGTGGCCGCCAGCGGACTGTGTCGGGACCATCGTCTATCTGTACGCTTCGCGGCAGCAACGGCATATGTCTCTTGGTTTCCAAGAACAGTGAATTCGATACGACTACTGGCTGTTTTCGTTGTGATTTCAGCAGTGCCTTCGTCAACTGATCAATCCCCGTCAGTAACCGTTTGACCGGGACAGAGAGTAGTCAGCAAACCGCCCGTGGTCGTTTCTCACCCCTTCCGGTGGAAGCACTCGTCACGCAGGGGTGGACGGCTCATCGCGACACAGACACCGGCTCACGGCGACCCGCGCGTAGCAGGAGGATACCGAGGGCAACGAACCAGACGATTTGGGTGAGGCCGAAGACACCACCGCCGACCTCACCGAGCGCTGGAATAGCCGAGAGGACGCCTGCCGTCCCGACCACAAGGCCGAAGTAGTTCACCAATCGGGGGAGCGCCCGCGTCCGCAACGCGACGACGCTCACAAGCAACGTCCAGAGACCACCGACCATCTCGTTGCCGCCGCCCAACCCCTCGATAACTGGGCTGACCGCCAGCCAGACTGTGGTCGCCTGTATCGGGTCTGTACTGTAGAGGTCGACGACGACGCCTGTCGCGAGGTTGGCGACCATCCCGCTGGCGATAACCAGCCCGGCCCAAATCAGCCCAAATGCGGTCGTTACCCGCATCAGCATCGGTGCGTCGCTCTTGAGCCGCTCGTGGACTGTCATGACGAGCGCCACCAGGATGACGCCGAATACCACGTATATGAGCAGGTACATCGCGTACAGACTGGTCTCATTTGCGACGAACAGTTCGATTTGTTGGAGCGGCCCGGAAACGCCCCCAAAATCAAGAATCACGAGGAAGTACACGATTCCGGCCACATAGATGGCCGCCTCAATCAGTGCAGCAAGACCGCCGACCGTCAGATAGTTCCACCGCCCCACCGTCGGCGATTGCTCGATGCCCGCCACTGCTTGGTCCGTTGTTGATGCCATAATGTTCCGCGACACTGACACTGTCCGCTGAAGCGATAGCTGTGTCGTACACTCTCCCGTCTGCCAGAGCACCCGGCAGGATTCGATATCTCGTGGGGGATGGTGTCGCTCGTATTCGAGGGCAGCCTACTCTGCATCCCTTGGGAATGGGTCAAACACGGACGCCCCAGAAGAACGCAATTCCGAGGACGGTGACGACTGACAGCAGTAACTGCAACGGCCCACCGACCCGCAGAAAGTCCGAGAACGTGTAGCCACCAGGCCCGTAGACGAAGAGGTTCGTCTGGTAGCCGACGGGCGTCATGAACGCCGTCGAGGCGGCGAACGTCACGGCGAGGACGAACGCGAACGCGTTCGCACCGATCGACTGGGCGGCGCTGGCAGCCACCGGAATCATCAACACGACGCTCGCGTTGTTGCTGATGACGCTCGTCAGCAGTCCGGTCGCGACGTAGAACACCCACAGGACACCGATCGCCGGCAAGAACGTCGCCGTCGAGGCGACAGCAGTGCCCAGCAGCCCTGCTGCCCCGGTCTGCTGCAGCGCAATGCCGAGGGGGATGACGCCGGCGAGCAGGAAGATCACGTTCCACTCGACGGACGAGTAGAGTTCGGTCGGTTTGAGAACCCCAGTGAATACCATCGCCACGACCCCTGCTAACGCAGAGACGACGATCGGGAGGATGTCCAGTGCCGGGAGCGCGACGACACCGGCGATGATGCCAACTGCGAAGGGGATCTTCTCGTTCCGGTAGGCCACCTCGTCGAACTGGTGGGCGACGATGAAGTCCTCGTTCTCGACGAGGCGGGTGAGACTGTCCGGCGGTGCCTGCACGAGGAGCGTGTCACCGACCCGGATACGGATGTCCTCGAACCGGTCTCTGACGACGTCGCCGCGGGTTCGAAACGCGAGGACGTTCGCGTCGTAGCGCTGTCGGAACGACGAACTCGTGAGGGTCTCCCCGACGAGGAACGACCCCGACGGGATGACGACTTCGACGAGGACTGGTTCCTCCTCGTCCGGGTGCAGGTCGTCCTCGGTTCGCGGACCGCCCGACAGTGTGAGTCCCTCCGCGTCCATGATGCGTTCGAGCGTCTCCCGGTTCGTCCTGAGCCGGAGCGTGTCGCTCTCGCGGATCTCCTTACGAGCGAGCGGTTCGGAAAACCGCTCGCCGTATCGGATCAGCTGTAACACGTCGATGTCGAGTTCGTCGTCTCCCAGGGCCTCCCCGACCGTCTGTCCGATCAACGACGAGTTCGCCGGAACGACGACGTCTGCGAGGTACTCCTGGAGGGCGTACTCCTCGACGAGGTCTTCGTCGGCTGGGATTCGCTCGGGAATGAGTCGAACGCCGACCGTCATCAGATAGACCGCGCCGACCGCGAAGACGATCACCCCGAGTTTGGTGAACTCGAACATCCCGAACGCGTGCAACCCGAGCTCGGGCGACTCCGCACCGAGTTGGGCTGCGATGTCACTTGCGAGGATGTTCGTCGACGTCCCGATGAGCGTGAGCGTCCCGCCGAGCATCGAGGCGAACGACAGCGGCATGAGCAGCTTCGACGGTGAGGTCTTGCCGTTGTGGGCGAGGTCGTTGATGACGGGGACCAAAATTGCGACGACTGGCGTATTGTTGATGAACCCCGAGATCGGCCCGGAGACACCGACCGTTGCGGCGAGTTGCTTGCGCCGATCGGTTCCCGCGAACGCAGCCATCTTCCGGCCGATCAGCTGGACGATGCCGGTTCGATTGATTCCCGTGCTCAGGATGAGCATCGCCAGGACGGTGATCGTAGCGGGATTGGCGAACCCCGAAATCCCCTCCCGTGGAGAGATCTGTGTCCACGGTTCGAGCACCATCAACAGCACCATGATCAAGATGGCGGTGACGTCGATCGGAAATCGCTCGGTCGCGAAGAGTACGAGAGCGAGGAGAATGAGGGCGAAGACAACGAGCATCTCCGCTGTCACCGGTGTCGAAGCCAAGCCATCGATTGCTAGCGGAAGTGAAAACAAAGACACACTGTCTAGAGGTCGTTACGTGGCAAAAGGTCTGGTATCTCGACCCGCTGGACGACTGGTGGTCCACACGCGCTTGATCGACCCGGCACAAGACGACGGAGACACGCGCCTCCATGGAGTGGGCGAGCGAGCTTCCCGACCGGTCGAAAGAGATCCAGCAACGGTACGAGCAGATTGCGCGCTCTCACGCGACAGGGCCGCTGACGACGGTGAAGAGCATCCAGACACATCTGTCCGACCTCACGATGCTTGCCTCGTCCGAACCGAACGAAACGAAGGGCTGAGTGGTGGATACTCCTACGAGTACGAACTCGACCTCGATGGCTCAGTCGTGCTCGAAACCCGTGAGAAAACCGAAGCCGAGACCGCCTGAGTGTGGACAGAAAACACACGAAATCCCCTCTCTCTCTCTACGGAGTCAGTAACCCACGAGTGAATTCATGGGCTTGTCAGTGGACTCTCCTTCTGCCGCCGATTCGACAGAGGCGTGGAACTCGTCGTTCAGGTTCAGTAATCATGACGTCAGCGCACACTGACAGGGTACGCCTCCACCCGAAGACGTCTGCCCCGAGTGGAGGGCCTTGAGCAGGTTACGAGCGATTTTTTATACGCTGACGCGGAGAGAACCCACGACTTCAGTCGTGGATAACTAATCCGCATTTCTGGGAACGGTAATGCTCCCGTCGAGAGTAACAAACATACCAAACAACTAACTTCCAACAGTCCCAACACTAGTCTATGTCGAGCGGTACGATCGATATCGACGAGTTCGAAGACGCTGACGCCGACGAATTCGAGGAACGGAATGATACCGAGCGAATCGTACTGTTCCTCGACAAGAATGACGACCGGGCGTGGAAGGCGGCGACGATTGCCGAACGGCTCGGGCTGGAGACGGACGCTGTCAGTGCGATTCTCTCACGGTTGAAGCAACGTGAGCTCGTGCGGCACAAGCGCCCGTACTGGGCGATCACGGACGACGAAGAACGACTTCAGTCGGCCTACCGGCTTCACCGACAGCATGAGACGGCAGACGATCAGTACGGTGAAGAGCGTCTTGAAGACCTCCGAACCGACGAGATCGAAGAGATACAATGACTGCGTTCGAAGAGCTGGAACGCGGTGACATTGTCTGGGTGACCGACCCGGTCGAAGTCTAAGTCGATGAGACTCTCATAGGAGGGGAGCGCGCGGGAAAACACTAAGGCGAGATGGTGTTTCAAGTTCCGCATGCCTTCGACTCAAGCGGTCATCGAACAGTGTGAGGCGGACGACATCGCTCTCGTCCGCGTGCTCTACACCGATAGTGGAGGCGTGACCCGCGGACGGGTCGTGCCGGCGAACGATATTGAGGGAGTGCTCACAGAGGGGGCGAACCTGGCACAGGTCCAGCAGGCGTTCACAGCGACGGAGGTCCCCGTGCCCGACTCAGCAGTCGGTGGTCCCGTCGGCGAGGTACGCCTGATTCCGGACCCGGATACGTTCACGACGCTTCCGTACGCAGACCGTGGTGCTGTGATGTTGGCGAACCTCCACGAACTCGACGGTGACTACTGGGCGTACGACCCGCGGTCGAACCTCGTGGAGTTTCTGGAGGAGTTCCCCTACGAAGCGGTCAGCGCGTTCGAGAGCGAGTTCTACCTCGCGAAAGAGACCGACGAGGGCCGTGAGACGTTCGACCAGAGCGGCTGTTTCGCCGCCGACGGAATGCAGAACACCCACGACCTGATCCTCGAGATGGTCGACGCCCTCCGGGCACAGGGAATGGAGTTGGCCACGTACTACCCCGAGTACGGCCCTGGTCAGCAGGAACTCGTCGTGAAGCACTCCCCGGGGATTACCGCTGCGGACCAGCACATCCTGTTCAAACTCACCGTGAAGGCGGTCGCAGAACGCCACGGCTTGAGCGCGGTCTTCTCGCCGAAACCGTTCAAAAACAAGCCCGGAAGCGGTTGTCACCTGCATATCTCGCTGTGGGACGGCGACGACAACGTGTTCTACGACCCGGACGCAGAGAGCCGGTACGGGGTGAGCGGGACAGCACGACACTTCATCGGTGGAATCCTCGAACACGGACCGGCAATCCTGGCGCTAACCGCGCCCTCGGTCGTCTCGTACACGCGACTGCAACCACACTCGTGGGCCTCGGCGTTCACCTGCTGGGGTCACGATAACCGGGAGGCGATGGTCCGAATCCCGTCGGCGTCGGCGTCGAACCCCGAGGGCTCGACACGGATCGAGTTCAAGGCCATCGACAACACCGCCAATCCGTACCACGCGCTCGTCGCACTCCTCGCGGCCGGACAAGACGGCATCGACCGTGAGATCGACCCAGGTGCCCCGCTCGAAGCGGACCCGTCGGCACTATCGAACGCAGAGCGAGCCGAGCGCGGAATCGAACGGTATCCGGAGACGCTCGCGGGCGCGCTCGATGCGCTGGAGGCCGACGACGTGCTCCGTGAGGCGCTCGGTGAGCCGCTCCACGCGTCGTATCTCGCCGTGAAGCGGTACCTTTGGAATCAGTTCAACAGCTCCGTCACCGACTGGGAACTGGAGCACCAGACGGACCCGTTCTGAGGAGTCGAGTCGCAGTGGCTCGCCTCACAGCACGCCAGCAGGACGGGTTCGGTACCCGAGAATGGACGCGTGTCCGTCGCTGGAGGACAGTGCGGGGACGAACGCCTCGTCGGCGGTCATCGGCTCGTCGTCGCGTTCGGCGTACACCGTCCCGGCTTCGACCCACTCGAAGTTCTCTGCCAGGAACCGATACTCGCTTTCGGGCTCTTTTTCGATGATGTCGGTCACCTCGTAGAGGATCGTCTCCGTCCCCGTCTCCGCGATGGAGACATCGGATTCGAGGGCTCCTGTCGCTGCGAGGAACGATTCGATACACAGGACCGCATTGTCAGCGGCCTGGTCCGTCCCTTGCAACCCCGCTTCGACGTCGAGGAAGCCGTGGTCCACGCACCGCCCCGACGAGAGGCCGGTGGTGTCCAGCACGGCCGAGACGTTCATTCGTCTGAACAGCCGGCGCTTTGCGGGTGTGGGGTCCGCTAGGACGCCGAACGGCTCCGCGTACGACCGAGTCGAGTGGATACCAAGCGGGGTACAACCCTCGACCGCTTCGAGAAGCTCCACGGCCAGTCGTTCCTCGTGGATATCGCTCTCGGGGTCCCCCGGCAACACACGATTCAGGTCCCGCTCGACGTATCGACTCCCACGGGAGAGTGCCTCCTCGTTTGCGACGACGAACCGGACTGGGCGGTCGAGGTCGGGGTCGCGTTCGAGGAACCTGTCGATGGCCACCTGGCCGCACGGTTCGTCGCCGTGTACACCGCCCACGACCGCAATCGCCGGGGTACCCGACCCGAGTGTCTCGACTCGCACACTGGCGATGGTGTGAGAGCGACACAAAAGGTTATGGGTCGGAGGGGATCACGTGGGCGACCGATTTATTGATTCGTCTACTGCATCTGTGCCATGACCCGAGAGCGCGACCTTCTTGAGCGCGACACGGACGTCCTCTCCGATGCGATGAAGATCCGGTTCTTCCCGTTCGTCATGGAGACGCAGGAGGGATCGACACTCACCGGGGTAGACGGAGACACACTCGTCGACTTCACCGCGTCGTGGGCGGTGGCGAACACGGGCTACCGACACCCGCTCGTCTGTGAACGAATAACGGCGCAACTCGACCGGGCCGCGACGAACTCGGTCCTCTCAGTTCCGCACGAACCGGTGATCGCGCTCGCCGAACGACTCCGTGATCTTCTCGACGCCGAGTTCGAGACGAAGGTCTGGTTCGGTCACTCGGGGTCCGAAGCGGGCGAGCTGATCTCGAAGGCGCTTCCGGCAGCGGGCGAGGGGAACACGGTCATCACCTTCGAGGGGTCGTACCACGGCATCACAGCCGGCGCGGCGACCATCTCTGGACACAGTGCGCTCGCGGGGTTCGACGCCGACACCGTCGTGACCCTCCCGTTTCCGGATCGGTATCGCGCTCGTCTCGACAGCGTCGACGAAGAAGAACTCACTAAGCGCTCGCTCGCCAGTGTCGAGTCGGCCCTTCGAGATCACGACGTCGCCGGTATCGTCACTGAACCGCTGCAGAGCGACGGCGGGCTGCTCGTCCCTCCAGATGGGTTCCTCGAAGGACTCTCGGACCTCTGCACCGAGTACGGGGCGTATCTCGTCGTCGACGAGGTCAAGGCGGGGCTGGGCCGGACGGGCGAGTTGTTCGCTCACCAGCACGCCGATATCGAGCCCGACGCGGTCGTCATCGGGAAACCGCTCGGGAGTGGACTGCCGATCAGCGCGGTCGTCGGTCGGGCCGACCTCGTGGACTTCGAGCCCGCAGGACACATGATGACCACGGCCGCCGCCCCGCTCCCGGTCGCCGCAGCACACGCCACGCTGGACGTCATCGAGGACGAAAGACTCACGGAGCGTGCACGACGGCTCGGGGCGCGCCTCCGCGCGTCGCTTGAGGGCCTCGCCGAGGAGTCACCGGTCGTCGGTGACGTCCGTGGTCGTGGGCTCATGCACGGTGTCGAACTCGTCTCCGCCGAGGGCCACGCCCCCGACTCGGAGCTCGCCGCGAAGACCTGCCTCTGGGCCCGGAAGCACGGCCTCGCTGTCTTCTACGTCGGTATGGAGTCGAACGTCCTCGAACTGACGCCACCACTCACCATCTCCGAGACGGAGCTGGACCGTGGGTGCGAACTGCTCGCGGCCGCGATCGCCGATGCACGGACGAAGACGCTCGATTCAGAACTCCTAGAGCGATACGCGGGCTGGTGAGTGGTCGCGGTGTCGAGAGCGCGAGGCTGAGCGTCGGGGACGGCACTACGAGTACCGAGAACGAGCGCGGACGTGAACGCGGACTCGGGAGACCAGCGACGCGAGGCTTCAAGTCCCGAGTCACACATCGTCACGTATGACCATTGCAGGGGTCGTCGACTCCACACCACTGATCGACAATCATGCACACGCGGTCGAGCCACAATCGGTGGAAACGATCCGCGAGGCGTTTAGCACGTTCTTCACCGAGGGCGAACTCTCCCCGCACCACGCCCGACACACGCTGAACTACCGGGCGGCTCTGTCGCTCTTGAACTCCCA
Proteins encoded:
- a CDS encoding MFS transporter, which codes for MTTRALRSTPTRWRWVLWALLATGFLLVSFHRVTTAVLADDLTRAFDTTGAELGLLHAAFFYIYAGLQLPAGVLVDRVGPRRVAGGGLAVMTLGVVGFALAPTYGIAFVSRALLGLGGSVIYTATLRFLASWYRPDEFASMTGWTVAASGVGGVLATTPLAVAVDAADWRAVLGVIGVGGLGLAIVTYLVVRDQPSDAGFEPLDGVKPPETETDIQTVLVNTKEIVRERETWLMGVMLFLVFGVNFTVLGLWGVPYIADLYDVSVQRASTFVFAGNVGYLLGSPLLGIVSDRIGRRTELILGSCVLFTLAYGLVFLLVTPPLLLIGVVLFVALFVQGGTIINFTVAKERHDASASGTVTGTVNSIGYFGAAVFPALMGYTLDTYWTGETVAGARVYTAAGYRVAFGIATAAGLAAVCCAAWLHYRESDADSWQAVIPRLAD
- a CDS encoding M14 family metallopeptidase, producing MRVETLGSGTPAIAVVGGVHGDEPCGQVAIDRFLERDPDLDRPVRFVVANEEALSRGSRYVERDLNRVLPGDPESDIHEERLAVELLEAVEGCTPLGIHSTRSYAEPFGVLADPTPAKRRLFRRMNVSAVLDTTGLSSGRCVDHGFLDVEAGLQGTDQAADNAVLCIESFLAATGALESDVSIAETGTETILYEVTDIIEKEPESEYRFLAENFEWVEAGTVYAERDDEPMTADEAFVPALSSSDGHASILGYRTRPAGVL
- the glnA2 gene encoding gamma-glutamylputrescine synthetase — encoded protein: MPSTQAVIEQCEADDIALVRVLYTDSGGVTRGRVVPANDIEGVLTEGANLAQVQQAFTATEVPVPDSAVGGPVGEVRLIPDPDTFTTLPYADRGAVMLANLHELDGDYWAYDPRSNLVEFLEEFPYEAVSAFESEFYLAKETDEGRETFDQSGCFAADGMQNTHDLILEMVDALRAQGMELATYYPEYGPGQQELVVKHSPGITAADQHILFKLTVKAVAERHGLSAVFSPKPFKNKPGSGCHLHISLWDGDDNVFYDPDAESRYGVSGTARHFIGGILEHGPAILALTAPSVVSYTRLQPHSWASAFTCWGHDNREAMVRIPSASASNPEGSTRIEFKAIDNTANPYHALVALLAAGQDGIDREIDPGAPLEADPSALSNAERAERGIERYPETLAGALDALEADDVLREALGEPLHASYLAVKRYLWNQFNSSVTDWELEHQTDPF
- a CDS encoding MarR family transcriptional regulator, which encodes MSSGTIDIDEFEDADADEFEERNDTERIVLFLDKNDDRAWKAATIAERLGLETDAVSAILSRLKQRELVRHKRPYWAITDDEERLQSAYRLHRQHETADDQYGEERLEDLRTDEIEEIQ
- a CDS encoding aspartate aminotransferase family protein, whose amino-acid sequence is MTRERDLLERDTDVLSDAMKIRFFPFVMETQEGSTLTGVDGDTLVDFTASWAVANTGYRHPLVCERITAQLDRAATNSVLSVPHEPVIALAERLRDLLDAEFETKVWFGHSGSEAGELISKALPAAGEGNTVITFEGSYHGITAGAATISGHSALAGFDADTVVTLPFPDRYRARLDSVDEEELTKRSLASVESALRDHDVAGIVTEPLQSDGGLLVPPDGFLEGLSDLCTEYGAYLVVDEVKAGLGRTGELFAHQHADIEPDAVVIGKPLGSGLPISAVVGRADLVDFEPAGHMMTTAAAPLPVAAAHATLDVIEDERLTERARRLGARLRASLEGLAEESPVVGDVRGRGLMHGVELVSAEGHAPDSELAAKTCLWARKHGLAVFYVGMESNVLELTPPLTISETELDRGCELLAAAIADARTKTLDSELLERYAGW
- a CDS encoding SLC13 family permease; this encodes MLVVFALILLALVLFATERFPIDVTAILIMVLLMVLEPWTQISPREGISGFANPATITVLAMLILSTGINRTGIVQLIGRKMAAFAGTDRRKQLAATVGVSGPISGFINNTPVVAILVPVINDLAHNGKTSPSKLLMPLSFASMLGGTLTLIGTSTNILASDIAAQLGAESPELGLHAFGMFEFTKLGVIVFAVGAVYLMTVGVRLIPERIPADEDLVEEYALQEYLADVVVPANSSLIGQTVGEALGDDELDIDVLQLIRYGERFSEPLARKEIRESDTLRLRTNRETLERIMDAEGLTLSGGPRTEDDLHPDEEEPVLVEVVIPSGSFLVGETLTSSSFRQRYDANVLAFRTRGDVVRDRFEDIRIRVGDTLLVQAPPDSLTRLVENEDFIVAHQFDEVAYRNEKIPFAVGIIAGVVALPALDILPIVVSALAGVVAMVFTGVLKPTELYSSVEWNVIFLLAGVIPLGIALQQTGAAGLLGTAVASTATFLPAIGVLWVFYVATGLLTSVISNNASVVLMIPVAASAAQSIGANAFAFVLAVTFAASTAFMTPVGYQTNLFVYGPGGYTFSDFLRVGGPLQLLLSVVTVLGIAFFWGVRV